A region of Ictidomys tridecemlineatus isolate mIctTri1 chromosome 4, mIctTri1.hap1, whole genome shotgun sequence DNA encodes the following proteins:
- the LOC144377423 gene encoding uncharacterized protein LOC144377423 isoform X3, producing the protein MPDNSARGPSHTAAVMHWLGCAGALAPAPAQVLWPPKAKRKKARRPSGLPDAAARLGTHLGAALWLPKNSPCTRFSRILLPMQTGAEGSSRRNPWPFSVAFELRFQQHRGNGSGLSGRRRRAGAPQNLQRRGADSSTGPALSAVLKEASPRPQPFWRLSPAPPLSPPPAPAQSGARP; encoded by the exons ATGCCCGACAACAGCGCCAGGGGCCCTTCACACACCGCGGCCGTGATGCACTGGCTTGGTTGTGCCGGGGCCCTCGCACCCGCTCCGGCCCAGGTCCTTTGGCCTCCGAAGGCAAAGAGGAAAAAAGCCCGAAGACCTTCTGGTCTCCCTGATGCTGCCGCTCGACTGGGCACCCACCTCGGCGCAG CACTCTGGCTACCAAAGAACAGTCCCTGCACCCGATTTTCCAGAATCCTGCTCCCAATGCAAACAG GTGCAGAGGGCAGCAGCCGCCGGAACCCCTGGCCTTTCTCGGTCGCCTTCGAACTCCGCTTCCAGCAGCATCGCGGTAACGGGTCGGGTCTGAGTGGGCGTAGGCGGAGGGCTGGAGCTCCGCAGAACCTGCAGCGTCGCGGGGCAGACTCCAGCACTGGGCCCGCGCTGTCCGCGGTGCTGAAGGAGGCATCCCCGCGCCCCCAGCCCTTTTGGCGCCTGTCCCCCGCCCCTCCCCTGTCCCCGCCTCCGGCCCCCGCCCAGTCCGGCGCACGTCCCTAG
- the LOC144377423 gene encoding uncharacterized protein LOC144377423 isoform X2, whose translation MPDNSARGPSHTAAVMHWLGCAGALAPAPAQVLWPPKAKRKKARRPSGLPDAAARLGTHLGAALWLPKNSPCTRFSRILLPMQTALTLRPDKGAEGSSRRNPWPFSVAFELRFQQHRGNGSGLSGRRRRAGAPQNLQRRGADSSTGPALSAVLKEASPRPQPFWRLSPAPPLSPPPAPAQSGARP comes from the exons ATGCCCGACAACAGCGCCAGGGGCCCTTCACACACCGCGGCCGTGATGCACTGGCTTGGTTGTGCCGGGGCCCTCGCACCCGCTCCGGCCCAGGTCCTTTGGCCTCCGAAGGCAAAGAGGAAAAAAGCCCGAAGACCTTCTGGTCTCCCTGATGCTGCCGCTCGACTGGGCACCCACCTCGGCGCAG CACTCTGGCTACCAAAGAACAGTCCCTGCACCCGATTTTCCAGAATCCTGCTCCCAATGCAAACAG CTCTTACCCTGCGTCCCGACAAAGGTGCAGAGGGCAGCAGCCGCCGGAACCCCTGGCCTTTCTCGGTCGCCTTCGAACTCCGCTTCCAGCAGCATCGCGGTAACGGGTCGGGTCTGAGTGGGCGTAGGCGGAGGGCTGGAGCTCCGCAGAACCTGCAGCGTCGCGGGGCAGACTCCAGCACTGGGCCCGCGCTGTCCGCGGTGCTGAAGGAGGCATCCCCGCGCCCCCAGCCCTTTTGGCGCCTGTCCCCCGCCCCTCCCCTGTCCCCGCCTCCGGCCCCCGCCCAGTCCGGCGCACGTCCCTAG
- the LOC144377423 gene encoding uncharacterized protein LOC144377423 isoform X1 yields MPDNSARGPSHTAAVMHWLGCAGALAPAPAQVLWPPKAKRKKARRPSGLPDAAARLGTHLGAALWLPKNSPCTRFSRILLPMQTAALTLRPDKGAEGSSRRNPWPFSVAFELRFQQHRGNGSGLSGRRRRAGAPQNLQRRGADSSTGPALSAVLKEASPRPQPFWRLSPAPPLSPPPAPAQSGARP; encoded by the exons ATGCCCGACAACAGCGCCAGGGGCCCTTCACACACCGCGGCCGTGATGCACTGGCTTGGTTGTGCCGGGGCCCTCGCACCCGCTCCGGCCCAGGTCCTTTGGCCTCCGAAGGCAAAGAGGAAAAAAGCCCGAAGACCTTCTGGTCTCCCTGATGCTGCCGCTCGACTGGGCACCCACCTCGGCGCAG CACTCTGGCTACCAAAGAACAGTCCCTGCACCCGATTTTCCAGAATCCTGCTCCCAATGCAAACAG CAGCTCTTACCCTGCGTCCCGACAAAGGTGCAGAGGGCAGCAGCCGCCGGAACCCCTGGCCTTTCTCGGTCGCCTTCGAACTCCGCTTCCAGCAGCATCGCGGTAACGGGTCGGGTCTGAGTGGGCGTAGGCGGAGGGCTGGAGCTCCGCAGAACCTGCAGCGTCGCGGGGCAGACTCCAGCACTGGGCCCGCGCTGTCCGCGGTGCTGAAGGAGGCATCCCCGCGCCCCCAGCCCTTTTGGCGCCTGTCCCCCGCCCCTCCCCTGTCCCCGCCTCCGGCCCCCGCCCAGTCCGGCGCACGTCCCTAG
- the Qsox2 gene encoding sulfhydryl oxidase 2 isoform X2: MAAAGAAAAAVSPRSPGARARRPPPSRVARLPRLLVLLAAAATGPGAGGAAQLYRAGEDAVWVLDSGSVRGATANSSAAWLVQFYSSWCGHCIGYAPTWRALAGDVRDWAAAIRVAALDCAEEKNQEVCRTYDVHFYPTFRYFKAFTKAFTTGENFKGPDRELRTVRQTMIDFLQNHTEGTWPPACPPLDPLQPSDVLSLFDSRGGHYVAVVFESSGSYVGREVILDLIPYENIVVSRALDGDTAFLETLGISSVPSCYLIYPNGSRGLVNVAKPLRSFFSSYLKSLPDVRKKSLFLPEKPNKAENSEVVVWREFDRAKLYMADLESCLHYLLRVELAAHRSLAGAQLKTLRDFVTVISKLFPGRPPVRKLLEMLQEWLASLPLDRIPYSAVLDLVNNEMRISGIFLTNHVKWVGCQGSRPELRGYPCSLWKLFHTLTVQASTHPEALVGTGHLSEDPKFPKVPWPTPDLCPACHEEIKGLDSWNEGQVLVFLKQYYSSSNLIDTYSADQGESSEGRALGRGEVKGQALTPPEKFRRDQGAKSLRPPGMLGPRADLPQDVQHRLDLRLQSPRGPGALQEAEDAVPFLGVGFSSLDMSLCVLLYVASSLFLMVMYFFFRVRSKRWKVRLYHPAV; this comes from the exons ATGGCGGCGgccggggcggcggcggcggcggtgtcGCCGCGCAGCCCCGGAGCCCGAGCGCGGCGCCCGCCCCCGTCTCGGGTCGCGCGGCTGCCGCGGCTGCTGGTGCTGCTGGCGGCGGCGGCGACGGGGCCGGGGGCGGGCGGCGCGGCGCAGCTGTACCGCGCGGGCGAGGACGCCGTGTGGGTGCTGGACAGCGGCAGCGTGCGCGGGGCCACGGCCAACAGCTCGGCCGCGTGGCTAGTGCAGTTCTACTCCTCGTGGTGCGGCCACTGCATCGGCTACGCGCCCACCTGGCGGGCGCTGGCCGGGGACGTGCGAG ATTGGGCTGCTGCCATCCGAGTGGCCGCGCTGGACTGCGCGGAGGAGAAGAACCAGGAGGTGTGCCGCACCTACGATGTCCACTTCTACCCCACCTTCCGG TATTTTAAAGCATTCACAAAGGCGTTTACAActggagaaaattttaaag GACCCGACAGAGAGCTGCGGACAGTCAGACAAACGATGATCGACTTTCTGCAGAACCACACAGAAGGCACCTGGCCTCCAGCCTGTCCACCTCTGGACCCTCTTCA GCCCAGTGACGTCCTCTCCCTTTTCGACAGCCGTGGTGGCCATTACGTAGCTGTGGTGTTTGAGAGCAGTGGCTCCTATGTTGGACGAGAG GTGATCTTAGACTTGATTCCGTATGAAAACATCGTGGTGAGCAGAGCACTGGATGGGGACACAGCCTTCCTGGAGACCCTTGGCATTTCCTCTGTCCCTTCCTGTTACTTGATCTACCCAAATGGGTCTCGTGGATTAGTTAACGT CGCAAAGCCTCTCCGGTCGTTTTTCTCCTCTTATTTGAAGTCATTGCCAGATGTGaggaaaaaatcacttttcttGCCTGAAAAACCAAACAAAGCAGAGAATTCAGAGGTGGTGGTTTGGAGAGAGTTCGACAG GGCGAAGCTGTACATGGCGGACCTGGAGTCCTGCCTGCACTACCTGCTCAGGGTAGAGCTGGCTGCCCACAGGTCGCTGGCTGGCGCCCAGCTGAAGACACTCAGGGACTTCGTGACTGTCATCTCCAAG CTGTTCCCTGGCCGACCACCTGTCAGGAAGCTGCTGGAGATGCTTCAGGAATGGCTGGCCAGCCTTCCCCTGGACAGGATCCCCTACAGTGCCGTCCTTGACCTGGTCAACAATGAGATGCGG ATTTCTGGAATCTTCCTTACCAACCATGTGAAGTGGGTAGGATGTCAAGGAAGCCGCCCAGAGTTGAGGGGCTACCCGTGTTCGCTCTGGAAGCTGTTCCACACTCTGACTGTGCAGGCTTCTACCCATCCAGAAGCACTGGTGGGCACAG GCCACCTGAGTGAAGATCCCAAGTTTCCGAAGGTCCCATGGCCTACCCCAGACCTCTGCCCAGCCTGCCACGAGGAAATTAAGGGCCTGGACAGCTGGAACGAGGGCCAGGTGCTGGTGTTCCTGAAGCAGTACTATAGCAGCAGCAACCTCATAGACACGTACTCTGCAGACCAGGGAGAGTCCAGTGAGGGAAGAGCCCTGGGCAGGGGCGAGGTGAAGGGCCAAGCACTGACTCCCCCAGAGAAGTTCCGCAGAGACCAAGGTGCCAAGAGTCTTCGACCGCCTGGCATGCTGGGCCCCAGAGCTGACCTTCCCCAGGATGTGCAGCACAGGCTGGACCTGAGGCTCCAGAGTCCCCGGGGGCCTGGGGccctccaggaggctgaggacgCCGTACCCTTTCTTGGGGTTGGCTTCTCCAGCCTGGACATGAGCCTCTGCGTGCTGCTATATGTGGCCTCCTCTCTGTTCCTGATGGTGATGTACTTCTTCTTCAGAGTGAGGTCCAAGCGATGGAAAGTCCGGCTTTACCACCCAGCTGTGTAG
- the LOC144377423 gene encoding uncharacterized protein LOC144377423 isoform X5 produces MSGPRKRNRNPEKVSVAAKGLTHSGYQRTVPAPDFPESCSQCKQVQRAAAAGTPGLSRSPSNSASSSIAVTGRV; encoded by the exons ATGTCTGGTCCGCGGAAGCGCAACCGAAACCCAGAGAAGGTGAGCGTCGCCGCCAAAGGCCTCACA CACTCTGGCTACCAAAGAACAGTCCCTGCACCCGATTTTCCAGAATCCTGCTCCCAATGCAAACAG GTGCAGAGGGCAGCAGCCGCCGGAACCCCTGGCCTTTCTCGGTCGCCTTCGAACTCCGCTTCCAGCAGCATCGCGGTAACGGGTCGGGTCTGA
- the Qsox2 gene encoding sulfhydryl oxidase 2 isoform X1: MAAAGAAAAAVSPRSPGARARRPPPSRVARLPRLLVLLAAAATGPGAGGAAQLYRAGEDAVWVLDSGSVRGATANSSAAWLVQFYSSWCGHCIGYAPTWRALAGDVRDWAAAIRVAALDCAEEKNQEVCRTYDVHFYPTFRYFKAFTKAFTTGENFKGPDRELRTVRQTMIDFLQNHTEGTWPPACPPLDPLQPSDVLSLFDSRGGHYVAVVFESSGSYVGREVILDLIPYENIVVSRALDGDTAFLETLGISSVPSCYLIYPNGSRGLVNVAKPLRSFFSSYLKSLPDVRKKSLFLPEKPNKAENSEVVVWREFDRAKLYMADLESCLHYLLRVELAAHRSLAGAQLKTLRDFVTVISKLFPGRPPVRKLLEMLQEWLASLPLDRIPYSAVLDLVNNEMRISGIFLTNHVKWVGCQGSRPELRGYPCSLWKLFHTLTVQASTHPEALVGTGFEDDPQAVLQTLRRYIQTFFGCKECGEHFEAMAKESMDSVKTLDQAVLWLWSRHNAVNSRLAGHLSEDPKFPKVPWPTPDLCPACHEEIKGLDSWNEGQVLVFLKQYYSSSNLIDTYSADQGESSEGRALGRGEVKGQALTPPEKFRRDQGAKSLRPPGMLGPRADLPQDVQHRLDLRLQSPRGPGALQEAEDAVPFLGVGFSSLDMSLCVLLYVASSLFLMVMYFFFRVRSKRWKVRLYHPAV, encoded by the exons ATGGCGGCGgccggggcggcggcggcggcggtgtcGCCGCGCAGCCCCGGAGCCCGAGCGCGGCGCCCGCCCCCGTCTCGGGTCGCGCGGCTGCCGCGGCTGCTGGTGCTGCTGGCGGCGGCGGCGACGGGGCCGGGGGCGGGCGGCGCGGCGCAGCTGTACCGCGCGGGCGAGGACGCCGTGTGGGTGCTGGACAGCGGCAGCGTGCGCGGGGCCACGGCCAACAGCTCGGCCGCGTGGCTAGTGCAGTTCTACTCCTCGTGGTGCGGCCACTGCATCGGCTACGCGCCCACCTGGCGGGCGCTGGCCGGGGACGTGCGAG ATTGGGCTGCTGCCATCCGAGTGGCCGCGCTGGACTGCGCGGAGGAGAAGAACCAGGAGGTGTGCCGCACCTACGATGTCCACTTCTACCCCACCTTCCGG TATTTTAAAGCATTCACAAAGGCGTTTACAActggagaaaattttaaag GACCCGACAGAGAGCTGCGGACAGTCAGACAAACGATGATCGACTTTCTGCAGAACCACACAGAAGGCACCTGGCCTCCAGCCTGTCCACCTCTGGACCCTCTTCA GCCCAGTGACGTCCTCTCCCTTTTCGACAGCCGTGGTGGCCATTACGTAGCTGTGGTGTTTGAGAGCAGTGGCTCCTATGTTGGACGAGAG GTGATCTTAGACTTGATTCCGTATGAAAACATCGTGGTGAGCAGAGCACTGGATGGGGACACAGCCTTCCTGGAGACCCTTGGCATTTCCTCTGTCCCTTCCTGTTACTTGATCTACCCAAATGGGTCTCGTGGATTAGTTAACGT CGCAAAGCCTCTCCGGTCGTTTTTCTCCTCTTATTTGAAGTCATTGCCAGATGTGaggaaaaaatcacttttcttGCCTGAAAAACCAAACAAAGCAGAGAATTCAGAGGTGGTGGTTTGGAGAGAGTTCGACAG GGCGAAGCTGTACATGGCGGACCTGGAGTCCTGCCTGCACTACCTGCTCAGGGTAGAGCTGGCTGCCCACAGGTCGCTGGCTGGCGCCCAGCTGAAGACACTCAGGGACTTCGTGACTGTCATCTCCAAG CTGTTCCCTGGCCGACCACCTGTCAGGAAGCTGCTGGAGATGCTTCAGGAATGGCTGGCCAGCCTTCCCCTGGACAGGATCCCCTACAGTGCCGTCCTTGACCTGGTCAACAATGAGATGCGG ATTTCTGGAATCTTCCTTACCAACCATGTGAAGTGGGTAGGATGTCAAGGAAGCCGCCCAGAGTTGAGGGGCTACCCGTGTTCGCTCTGGAAGCTGTTCCACACTCTGACTGTGCAGGCTTCTACCCATCCAGAAGCACTGGTGGGCACAG GTTTTGAAGATGACCCCCAGGCCGTGCTGCAGACCCTCAGGAGGTACATTCAGACCTTCTTTGGGTGCAAGGAATGTGGTGAACATTTCGAGGCAATGGCTAAAGAGTCCATGGATTCCGTGAAAACGCTGGACCAAGCTGTGCTCTGGCTCTGGAGCCGGCACAACGCAGTCAACAGCCGCCTGGCCG GCCACCTGAGTGAAGATCCCAAGTTTCCGAAGGTCCCATGGCCTACCCCAGACCTCTGCCCAGCCTGCCACGAGGAAATTAAGGGCCTGGACAGCTGGAACGAGGGCCAGGTGCTGGTGTTCCTGAAGCAGTACTATAGCAGCAGCAACCTCATAGACACGTACTCTGCAGACCAGGGAGAGTCCAGTGAGGGAAGAGCCCTGGGCAGGGGCGAGGTGAAGGGCCAAGCACTGACTCCCCCAGAGAAGTTCCGCAGAGACCAAGGTGCCAAGAGTCTTCGACCGCCTGGCATGCTGGGCCCCAGAGCTGACCTTCCCCAGGATGTGCAGCACAGGCTGGACCTGAGGCTCCAGAGTCCCCGGGGGCCTGGGGccctccaggaggctgaggacgCCGTACCCTTTCTTGGGGTTGGCTTCTCCAGCCTGGACATGAGCCTCTGCGTGCTGCTATATGTGGCCTCCTCTCTGTTCCTGATGGTGATGTACTTCTTCTTCAGAGTGAGGTCCAAGCGATGGAAAGTCCGGCTTTACCACCCAGCTGTGTAG
- the LOC144377423 gene encoding uncharacterized protein LOC144377423 isoform X4, producing MSGPRKRNRNPEKHSGYQRTVPAPDFPESCSQCKQQLLPCVPTKVQRAAAAGTPGLSRSPSNSASSSIAVTGRV from the exons ATGTCTGGTCCGCGGAAGCGCAACCGAAACCCAGAGAAG CACTCTGGCTACCAAAGAACAGTCCCTGCACCCGATTTTCCAGAATCCTGCTCCCAATGCAAACAG CAGCTCTTACCCTGCGTCCCGACAAAGGTGCAGAGGGCAGCAGCCGCCGGAACCCCTGGCCTTTCTCGGTCGCCTTCGAACTCCGCTTCCAGCAGCATCGCGGTAACGGGTCGGGTCTGA